The following proteins are encoded in a genomic region of Chryseobacterium cucumeris:
- a CDS encoding NAD(P)/FAD-dependent oxidoreductase: protein MSKEFVDVLVIGAGPSGCVSSSYLKNNNVSVKVVEKTKFPRLVVGESLIPRVMDHFEEAGLFPALDKMGFEKKLGARFLRGEEVCIFDFSNKFGEGWDWTWQVPRADFDNTLAQEVINKGIDLEFETEVIDIKFDGTDSITTVRNKDGETKEIHAKFVIDSSGYGRVLPRLLDLEKPSKLSPHSAIFSHVNDINREPGEEGTLISFDIIETEVWLWVIPFSNGNTSLGIVGPTEYIDKLSENGDTMEALRKAISLSEYYVKRFGNVDFLFEPKHLKDYSCSVKSLFGDGFALTGNASEFLDPVFSSGMAFATESGMLAAKLALRQLNGEKIDWQREYTDYILYGVDVFTTYVKEWYTGNLQELFFHQPENPDVKKKICAVLAGYVWNKDNPFVRKHDTVIKNLANLIKLEKQEQQNQA from the coding sequence ATGAGCAAAGAATTTGTTGACGTTCTTGTAATCGGAGCCGGACCCTCCGGATGCGTGTCTTCTTCGTACCTGAAGAACAATAACGTCAGCGTAAAAGTAGTTGAAAAAACAAAATTCCCCAGACTCGTAGTTGGAGAAAGCTTAATTCCAAGGGTAATGGACCACTTTGAGGAGGCCGGACTTTTCCCTGCATTAGACAAAATGGGCTTTGAAAAAAAGCTTGGGGCTCGTTTCCTTCGTGGTGAGGAAGTCTGCATTTTTGATTTCAGCAACAAATTCGGGGAAGGCTGGGACTGGACCTGGCAGGTTCCAAGAGCTGATTTTGATAATACACTTGCTCAGGAAGTCATTAACAAAGGAATTGATCTTGAGTTTGAAACTGAAGTGATAGATATCAAATTTGACGGGACAGATTCTATAACTACGGTAAGAAACAAGGATGGAGAAACAAAAGAGATCCACGCTAAGTTTGTTATCGATTCCAGCGGATACGGAAGAGTACTGCCTCGCCTGCTTGATCTTGAAAAACCTTCAAAATTATCACCTCACTCTGCGATTTTCTCTCATGTAAATGATATCAACAGAGAACCGGGAGAAGAAGGAACTTTAATTTCTTTTGACATCATTGAAACTGAAGTATGGCTTTGGGTAATTCCTTTTTCCAACGGAAACACAAGTTTAGGAATTGTAGGGCCTACTGAATATATCGACAAATTGTCTGAAAACGGAGATACAATGGAAGCTTTAAGAAAAGCGATTTCTCTTTCTGAATATTATGTAAAACGTTTTGGAAACGTAGATTTCCTTTTTGAACCTAAACATCTGAAAGATTATTCCTGTTCGGTTAAAAGTTTATTTGGAGACGGATTTGCCTTAACAGGAAATGCCTCTGAATTCCTTGATCCGGTATTTTCTTCCGGAATGGCTTTTGCCACAGAATCCGGAATGCTGGCCGCAAAACTGGCGCTAAGACAATTAAACGGAGAAAAAATCGACTGGCAAAGGGAATACACAGACTACATTTTATACGGAGTGGATGTTTTCACCACCTATGTAAAAGAATGGTATACCGGAAATCTGCAGGAGCTATTCTTCCATCAGCCAGAAAATCCGGATGTAAAGAAAAAGATCTGTGCTGTTTTAGCAGGCTATGTCTGGAATAAAGACAATCCTTTTGTGAGAAAGCACGATACGGTAATTAAAAACCTTGCGAACCTGATCAAGCTGGAAAAACAGGAGCAGCAAAATCAAGCATAA
- a CDS encoding phenylacetate--CoA ligase family protein, which translates to MEFHPSIEKAGIQEIKIFQEEKLHELLAYLEAHSPFYQKLFKENNITIEDIRTLEDLQKIPTTTKNDLQQYNHDFFCITPDKIVDYSTTSGTLGDPVTFGLSDSDLERLAYNEAISFACAGIQKGDVVQMITTIDKRFMAGLAYFLGLRKMGASVVRMGPGIPELQWDSIFRYKPRYLITVPSFLLKMIDYAEKHGLDYKNSGVYGAVCIGESIKNQDFTDNILSQKIKEKWDIKLFSTYASTEMSTAFTECEFQIGGHHHPELIITEILDDDGNPVKEGESGELTITTLGVEAIPLLRFKTGDLVKAHYEPCQCGRNTMRLGPVVGRKQQMIKYKGTTLYPPAMNDILNDFNNILCYQIVIQANEIGLDEIIIKLSTEADHEGFVNEVRDHFRAKLRVSPKIEIIDFDILSKAVFNPNSRKPINFIDLR; encoded by the coding sequence TTGGAATTTCATCCGTCAATCGAGAAAGCAGGGATTCAGGAAATCAAAATATTTCAGGAAGAAAAACTTCATGAGCTTTTGGCTTATCTTGAAGCTCATTCGCCGTTTTATCAGAAACTGTTCAAAGAAAATAATATTACTATAGAGGATATTCGTACTTTGGAAGATCTTCAGAAGATTCCTACCACCACAAAGAATGATCTCCAGCAGTATAATCATGATTTTTTCTGCATAACACCGGATAAAATTGTGGATTACAGCACCACTTCCGGAACATTGGGAGATCCGGTGACTTTCGGATTGTCCGACAGTGATCTGGAAAGGCTTGCATACAATGAAGCGATATCTTTCGCATGTGCAGGAATTCAGAAAGGAGATGTTGTGCAGATGATCACCACCATAGATAAAAGATTTATGGCTGGACTTGCCTACTTTTTGGGCTTACGGAAAATGGGTGCCAGCGTAGTAAGAATGGGACCGGGAATTCCTGAACTGCAATGGGATTCTATCTTCAGATACAAACCCAGATATCTGATCACTGTTCCTTCTTTTCTGTTGAAAATGATTGATTATGCGGAAAAACATGGATTGGATTATAAAAATTCCGGTGTTTACGGTGCTGTTTGTATTGGAGAAAGTATCAAAAATCAGGATTTTACAGATAATATTCTTTCACAGAAAATCAAAGAAAAATGGGACATCAAACTCTTTTCCACCTATGCCTCTACGGAAATGAGTACTGCCTTTACAGAATGTGAATTCCAGATCGGAGGACATCACCATCCGGAACTGATTATTACAGAAATTCTGGATGACGATGGCAATCCTGTGAAAGAAGGAGAAAGCGGAGAACTTACGATTACGACTTTGGGAGTGGAGGCCATTCCTTTGTTGAGGTTTAAAACCGGAGATCTTGTAAAAGCCCATTATGAACCATGTCAGTGCGGAAGAAATACAATGAGATTAGGACCTGTTGTAGGAAGAAAGCAGCAGATGATCAAATATAAGGGAACAACATTGTATCCTCCTGCCATGAATGATATTTTGAATGATTTTAATAATATCTTATGCTACCAGATTGTGATTCAGGCCAACGAAATCGGACTTGATGAGATTATCATTAAACTGAGTACAGAAGCAGATCATGAAGGGTTTGTCAATGAAGTAAGAGACCACTTCCGTGCAAAACTGAGAGTAAGTCCTAAAATTGAAATCATAGACTTTGATATTCTTTCTAAAGCAGTTTTTAATCCAAACAGCAGAAAACCGATTAATTTTATTGATTTACGTTGA
- a CDS encoding M23 family metallopeptidase, which yields MKIFYYLILFVCFINTGIVQAQNNYPQNYFRNPLNIPMQLAANFGAVRTNHFHMGLDLRTNSQENLPVLAAAEGYVSRIKVERYGFGNAVYITHPNGYTTVYAHLNKYFSKLDEYVKEKQYKDEKWEQDITFQPGQFPVEKGQQIALSGNTGGSAGPHLHFEIRDTKTEECLNPLLFGFAIPDNIAPIISGLYWYDRRFSTYEPGANSIAVKKAGNAYTANLVQVSSPEISFAIKAVDKANKGFNLGIYQTEFLMDGKLIYSFKIDKIHYDDTRYINGCIDYTKFIRDKMGIQHLSDLPGMHLQNYSLPNLSGIIKLQDENVHTIEIVLKDVKGNTSRLTTKVQLSKTSDKISSTGKTIMANEAKTITTENTEIAFSKNAMYDAINFNAYEKPDTDPDAVSNTIVLHSPYIPVQDEYTLKIKPKRKLTNTEKDKAVILLDYGSDKTVVKVKWNGDWAEGKFNRLGTAKLVIDNNLPSVSSGWAEGALVNSSSLLLKGTTKVGDIVSFRAELDGKWLRFARVKDNFVYIFDEKCPKGSGSHSLKVTTINTAGNTNTQTFTFRR from the coding sequence ATGAAAATCTTTTATTACCTGATACTTTTTGTTTGTTTTATCAACACAGGCATTGTACAAGCTCAAAATAATTATCCTCAAAATTATTTCAGAAATCCATTAAACATTCCCATGCAGCTCGCTGCCAATTTTGGTGCTGTGCGGACCAACCACTTTCACATGGGACTGGATCTGAGAACCAACAGCCAGGAAAATCTTCCGGTTCTTGCAGCCGCAGAAGGTTATGTGAGCAGAATAAAAGTAGAACGGTACGGATTTGGAAATGCAGTGTACATCACTCATCCCAACGGCTATACCACGGTATATGCCCACCTGAATAAATACTTCAGTAAACTGGATGAATACGTAAAGGAAAAACAATATAAAGACGAAAAGTGGGAACAGGATATTACTTTTCAGCCCGGACAGTTTCCTGTGGAGAAAGGACAACAGATTGCTTTGAGTGGAAATACCGGAGGTTCGGCGGGTCCGCATCTGCACTTTGAAATAAGAGATACCAAAACAGAGGAATGCTTAAATCCGTTACTTTTTGGGTTTGCCATTCCTGACAATATTGCCCCGATTATTAGCGGATTGTATTGGTATGACAGACGTTTCAGTACTTATGAACCCGGTGCAAATAGTATTGCCGTAAAAAAAGCTGGAAATGCTTATACGGCTAATCTTGTTCAGGTGAGTTCTCCGGAGATAAGTTTTGCCATTAAAGCTGTAGATAAAGCCAATAAAGGATTTAATCTTGGTATTTATCAGACAGAATTCTTGATGGACGGTAAGCTGATTTATAGTTTTAAAATTGATAAAATTCATTATGATGATACCCGGTATATCAACGGCTGTATAGACTATACCAAATTCATCAGGGATAAAATGGGAATTCAGCACCTGTCCGATTTACCAGGAATGCATCTTCAGAATTATAGTCTTCCAAACTTAAGTGGGATTATCAAACTTCAGGATGAAAATGTTCATACCATTGAGATTGTTCTGAAAGACGTCAAAGGAAATACAAGCCGCTTAACAACAAAAGTTCAGTTAAGTAAAACTTCAGATAAAATATCTTCTACGGGAAAAACAATAATGGCTAATGAAGCGAAAACCATTACCACAGAAAATACAGAGATTGCTTTCAGTAAAAATGCCATGTATGATGCCATAAATTTCAATGCCTATGAAAAACCGGATACAGATCCGGATGCTGTTTCAAATACCATTGTTTTGCATAGTCCATACATTCCCGTTCAGGATGAATATACTTTAAAGATAAAACCGAAAAGAAAATTAACCAATACAGAAAAAGACAAAGCTGTTATCCTCCTTGATTATGGCAGTGATAAAACCGTTGTCAAGGTAAAATGGAATGGTGACTGGGCAGAAGGGAAATTCAACAGATTGGGTACGGCGAAATTAGTGATTGACAATAATCTTCCATCCGTTTCATCAGGCTGGGCAGAAGGAGCGTTGGTTAATAGCAGTTCATTACTTTTAAAGGGAACAACGAAAGTGGGTGATATTGTATCATTTCGTGCCGAACTGGATGGTAAATGGCTGAGGTTTGCAAGAGTAAAAGATAATTTTGTCTACATTTTTGATGAAAAATGCCCGAAAGGAAGTGGTTCTCATAGTTTAAAAGTAACAACTATCAATACTGCCGGGAATACCAATACACAAACTTTTACGTTTAGGAGATAA
- the ileS gene encoding isoleucine--tRNA ligase has translation MSQFKEYKNLNLIDVAENVAEFWKQNKTFNKSVEIRQGNPEFVFYEGPPSANGMPGIHHVMARALKDIFCRYQTQNGKQVFRKAGWDTHGLPVELGVEKELGITKEDIGKKISIEDYNKACREAVMRYTDVWNNLTEKIGYWVDLDDPYITYKSKYMETVWWLLKQLYSKDLLYKGYTIQPYSPKAGTGLSSHELNQPGTYRDVSDTTVVAQFKVKKDSSALFNDVDGDVHILAWTTTPWTLPSNTALTVGRDIEYVLVKTFNQYTFEPVTVVLSSVLLPKVFGKKYAEGTDEDFANYTPETKVIPFRILKEFTGEKLVDTRYEQLVPWFTPNDNPENAFRVILGDFVTTEDGTGIVHTAPTFGADDARVAKMAQPEVPPMLVKDENDNLVPLVDLQGKFIKGENVPEVFSGTYIKNEYYDEGTAPEKSWDVELAILLKTENKAFKVEKYVHSYPHCWRTDKPVLYYPLDSWFVKMTAVKDRLVNLNKDINWKPKATGEGRFANWLENVNDWNLSRSRYWGIPLPIWRTDDLKEEKIIGSVEELYNEIEKSIAAGLMTENPFKGFIIGNMSESNYELVDLHKNVVDKVVLVSDSGKAMKRESDLIDVWFDSGSMPYAQLHYPFENKELIDNNKAFPADFIAEGVDQTRGWFYTLHAIGTAVFDSVAYKNVMSNGLVLDKNGQKMSKRLGNAVDPFETLAVYGPDATRWYMISNANPWENLKFDIEGIDEVRRKFFGTLYNTYSFFALYANVDGFNYSEKEVENRPEIDRWILSELNLLIKEVKAFYEDYEPTRVARAISTFVNDNLSNWYVRLCRRRFWKGDYSDDKISAYQTLYTCLEVVAKLSAPIAPFFMDQLYQDLNKVTGKENCESVHLTDFPVVDESLIDQDLVEKTHLAQNITSMVFSLRKKENVKVRQPLQKVLVPVLDAKTEEQILAVADLIKQEVNVKELQLINAEEASHLIVKQIKPNFKALGPKLGKDMKMVGAEIANLSAEQIAGLEKEGRIDVQGYEITLDDVEISTKDIPGWTVTSDGKTTVALDLTLTDELKSEGIAREFINRIQNLRKDKDFELTDRISITLEESSPFLNEIKKNEEYISSEVLSNKIEIVSSLLNFNEIEIDEVNFKINVEKN, from the coding sequence ATGAGCCAATTTAAAGAATACAAAAACCTCAACCTTATTGACGTAGCAGAGAATGTAGCGGAATTTTGGAAACAAAATAAAACCTTCAATAAGAGTGTTGAGATTCGTCAGGGAAATCCTGAGTTTGTTTTTTACGAAGGTCCGCCTTCAGCAAACGGTATGCCTGGAATTCACCACGTAATGGCAAGAGCATTGAAAGATATTTTCTGCCGTTACCAGACTCAGAACGGAAAGCAGGTTTTCCGTAAAGCAGGCTGGGATACGCATGGTCTTCCTGTGGAACTGGGTGTAGAAAAAGAGTTAGGAATCACGAAAGAAGATATTGGCAAAAAAATCTCTATTGAAGACTATAACAAAGCATGTCGTGAAGCAGTAATGCGTTATACCGATGTATGGAATAACCTTACGGAGAAAATCGGATATTGGGTAGACCTTGATGATCCGTACATCACGTACAAGTCAAAATATATGGAAACCGTTTGGTGGTTGTTGAAGCAGTTGTATAGCAAAGATTTGTTGTACAAAGGCTACACCATCCAGCCTTACTCTCCAAAAGCAGGAACAGGACTTTCTTCTCACGAGCTGAATCAGCCCGGAACCTATCGTGATGTTTCGGACACAACGGTTGTGGCTCAGTTTAAAGTGAAAAAAGACTCTTCAGCATTATTCAATGATGTTGACGGAGATGTTCATATCCTTGCATGGACGACCACGCCATGGACACTTCCATCCAATACAGCTCTTACCGTAGGGAGAGATATTGAATATGTTTTAGTTAAAACTTTCAATCAATATACATTTGAACCTGTAACAGTAGTTTTATCCAGCGTTCTTTTACCTAAAGTTTTCGGTAAAAAATACGCAGAAGGTACAGATGAAGATTTTGCCAACTATACTCCGGAAACGAAAGTAATCCCTTTTAGAATACTAAAAGAATTTACAGGAGAAAAGCTTGTTGATACAAGATATGAGCAATTAGTTCCGTGGTTTACACCTAATGACAACCCTGAGAATGCATTCAGAGTAATCCTGGGAGATTTCGTAACAACTGAGGATGGTACAGGTATCGTTCACACAGCACCTACTTTTGGTGCCGATGATGCGAGAGTTGCTAAAATGGCTCAGCCTGAGGTTCCACCGATGTTGGTAAAAGATGAAAATGATAATCTTGTACCATTGGTAGATTTACAAGGGAAATTCATCAAAGGAGAAAATGTTCCTGAGGTATTCTCCGGAACTTATATCAAAAACGAATATTACGACGAAGGAACTGCTCCTGAGAAATCATGGGATGTAGAACTTGCCATCTTATTGAAAACGGAGAACAAGGCTTTCAAAGTAGAGAAATATGTTCACTCCTATCCACACTGCTGGAGAACAGATAAACCGGTATTGTATTACCCGTTGGATTCATGGTTTGTGAAAATGACTGCTGTAAAAGACAGACTGGTTAATTTAAACAAAGACATCAACTGGAAGCCAAAAGCTACGGGTGAAGGACGTTTTGCCAACTGGCTGGAAAATGTAAACGACTGGAACTTATCCCGTTCAAGATATTGGGGTATTCCATTGCCGATCTGGAGAACAGATGATCTGAAAGAAGAAAAAATCATAGGTTCTGTAGAAGAACTTTATAACGAAATCGAGAAATCAATTGCAGCAGGGCTGATGACTGAAAACCCGTTCAAAGGTTTCATCATCGGAAATATGTCAGAGTCTAACTATGAACTTGTGGATCTTCACAAAAACGTGGTTGACAAAGTGGTATTGGTTTCTGATTCAGGAAAAGCAATGAAGCGTGAAAGCGACCTGATCGACGTTTGGTTCGATTCAGGCTCTATGCCTTATGCCCAGTTGCATTATCCTTTTGAGAATAAAGAATTAATCGACAATAATAAAGCATTCCCGGCTGATTTTATCGCAGAAGGTGTTGACCAGACGCGTGGATGGTTCTATACGCTTCACGCAATCGGAACGGCTGTATTTGATTCAGTTGCTTATAAAAATGTAATGAGTAACGGTCTTGTTCTGGACAAGAACGGACAGAAGATGTCAAAACGTTTAGGAAATGCAGTAGATCCGTTTGAAACACTTGCTGTATACGGACCGGATGCTACGCGTTGGTATATGATCTCCAATGCCAACCCATGGGAAAACCTGAAGTTTGACATTGAAGGAATCGACGAAGTAAGAAGAAAGTTCTTCGGAACCCTTTACAATACCTATTCATTCTTCGCTTTGTATGCGAATGTGGATGGCTTCAACTATTCAGAAAAAGAAGTGGAAAACCGTCCGGAAATCGACAGATGGATCCTTTCTGAGCTTAATCTTCTGATCAAGGAGGTGAAAGCATTCTACGAAGATTATGAGCCGACAAGAGTAGCAAGAGCGATCAGTACTTTTGTGAACGATAACCTGAGTAACTGGTATGTAAGATTATGCAGAAGACGTTTCTGGAAAGGAGACTATTCTGATGACAAAATCTCCGCTTACCAGACTCTATACACCTGTCTTGAAGTAGTAGCAAAATTATCCGCTCCTATTGCTCCGTTCTTTATGGATCAGTTGTATCAGGATTTAAATAAAGTAACAGGTAAGGAAAATTGTGAATCTGTACATCTTACAGACTTCCCGGTGGTTGATGAAAGTTTAATCGATCAGGATCTGGTTGAAAAGACTCATTTGGCACAGAACATTACAAGTATGGTTTTCTCATTGAGAAAGAAAGAAAATGTAAAAGTTCGTCAGCCTTTACAAAAAGTATTGGTTCCTGTACTGGATGCTAAAACAGAAGAGCAGATTCTTGCGGTTGCAGATCTGATCAAGCAGGAGGTGAACGTGAAAGAATTACAGTTAATTAATGCTGAAGAAGCATCCCATTTAATTGTAAAACAGATAAAACCGAACTTCAAAGCACTTGGTCCTAAATTAGGAAAAGATATGAAGATGGTAGGTGCAGAGATTGCTAATCTTAGTGCAGAACAGATTGCCGGTCTTGAAAAAGAAGGAAGAATAGACGTTCAGGGATATGAGATCACTCTTGATGATGTGGAAATCTCTACAAAAGATATCCCGGGATGGACAGTTACTTCTGATGGAAAAACAACTGTGGCATTAGATTTGACGTTAACCGATGAGTTAAAATCTGAAGGGATCGCAAGAGAGTTTATCAACAGAATTCAGAACCTGCGAAAAGATAAAGACTTTGAACTGACAGACAGAATTTCAATCACATTGGAAGAAAGTTCTCCTTTCCTGAATGAGATTAAGAAAAATGAAGAATATATTTCTTCCGAAGTCTTGTCAAATAAAATAGAAATTGTATCTTCACTTTTAAATTTTAACGAAATCGAAATAGATGAGGTTAATTTTAAGATAAATGTTGAAAAAAATTAA
- a CDS encoding TraR/DksA family transcriptional regulator, with amino-acid sequence MSDERVRYSDADLQEFKAIIKEKIEKAEKDLQLIRESFINDQNNGTDDTSPTFKAFEEGAETLSKEQNSILAGRQEKFVRDLKNALIRIENKTYGVCRVTGKLIPKERLLAVPHATLSIEAKNMQK; translated from the coding sequence ATGTCAGACGAAAGAGTTAGATACAGCGATGCTGATTTACAGGAATTTAAAGCGATCATTAAAGAAAAAATAGAAAAAGCAGAAAAGGATCTTCAGCTTATCAGAGAAAGTTTTATCAATGACCAGAATAATGGTACTGATGATACGTCTCCTACTTTCAAAGCTTTTGAAGAAGGAGCAGAGACGTTGAGCAAAGAACAGAATTCTATTTTGGCAGGAAGACAGGAAAAATTCGTGCGTGATCTTAAAAATGCTTTGATCAGAATCGAAAATAAAACGTATGGTGTTTGCAGAGTAACAGGAAAGCTGATTCCTAAGGAAAGACTTTTAGCCGTTCCTCACGCTACGCTGAGCATCGAAGCGAAAAACATGCAAAAATAA
- a CDS encoding DUF6576 domain-containing protein, giving the protein MNELLILGVIIAVVVIFFNREWIKNRFFPDQKKNYNYTIDDQFNSDKREREKEIDRLLSKMGKNGVNDLSEKDRKRLDELSKM; this is encoded by the coding sequence ATGAACGAATTATTAATTTTGGGAGTTATCATTGCCGTAGTTGTCATATTTTTCAACAGAGAATGGATCAAAAACAGATTCTTCCCTGATCAGAAAAAAAATTATAATTATACCATTGATGATCAATTCAATTCTGATAAACGCGAGCGGGAGAAAGAAATCGACAGACTTTTGAGTAAGATGGGCAAAAACGGAGTGAATGATTTGTCTGAGAAAGACAGAAAAAGGCTGGATGAATTGTCCAAAATGTAA
- a CDS encoding DUF2683 family protein — protein sequence MESIIVHPKNSMELSALKSVLKEMGIKFEKAHVKSSFNGQKVVRKASDNKNVKPASKPSKPKGQ from the coding sequence ATGGAATCTATCATAGTACATCCTAAAAATTCTATGGAGCTGAGTGCTCTGAAAAGTGTTCTGAAGGAAATGGGGATTAAATTTGAAAAAGCTCATGTAAAGAGCTCATTCAATGGACAGAAAGTAGTCAGGAAAGCAAGCGATAATAAAAATGTAAAGCCGGCATCAAAGCCCTCAAAACCTAAAGGACAGTAA
- a CDS encoding lipoprotein signal peptidase produces MKKILAITFLVLFIDQASKIYIKTHFELNESIPVINGFFNKTFVENPGMAYGFHFGGIIGKYFLVILRVFLIGGMIYMFRKWLKEGASNYLLVPMAIIFAGAIGNLIDGMFYGMIFDSGTVYDASTDRWIGYGGISKIVPFGHGYSTFMKGCVVDMLHFPVVDWYVPDSWPLIGGKHIEFFKYIFNVADSAITVGAAFLLIFRKKAFPNGLEF; encoded by the coding sequence ATGAAAAAGATCTTAGCAATAACATTTTTAGTGTTGTTCATTGACCAGGCTTCAAAAATTTATATCAAAACTCATTTTGAACTGAATGAGAGTATTCCTGTCATCAATGGTTTCTTTAACAAAACTTTTGTTGAAAATCCTGGAATGGCGTACGGATTCCATTTCGGAGGTATTATCGGAAAATATTTTCTGGTTATCTTAAGAGTATTCCTGATCGGAGGTATGATCTATATGTTCAGAAAATGGTTGAAAGAAGGAGCATCCAATTATCTTTTAGTTCCTATGGCGATTATTTTTGCAGGAGCTATCGGAAATCTTATCGATGGAATGTTCTACGGAATGATCTTCGACAGCGGAACTGTTTATGATGCCAGCACTGACCGTTGGATTGGCTATGGCGGCATTTCTAAAATCGTTCCTTTCGGGCACGGATATTCCACCTTTATGAAAGGATGTGTGGTAGATATGCTTCATTTTCCTGTAGTAGACTGGTACGTTCCTGACAGCTGGCCTTTGATCGGAGGAAAACATATTGAGTTCTTCAAATATATTTTCAATGTTGCCGATTCTGCTATTACAGTAGGGGCTGCTTTCTTATTAATATTCAGAAAAAAAGCTTTTCCAAACGGTTTGGAATTTTAA
- a CDS encoding vancomycin high temperature exclusion protein — protein MNKIIKNIIKFFLLLMVAGIIFVAWANYSIKKDSAPFVSNNIADVPESKTGLLLGTGKLLNNGTPNAYFYNRIKAAADLYKSGKIQYIIVSGDNSTKDYNEPEDMQLALMQQGVHHDKIILDHAGFRTLDSVIRAKDIFGQTKLVIISQKFHNERAVFLARKNGMDAFGYNAEDVNKYAGLKTNLREYLAKAKAYWDLLFGVEPKFGGEKIVIP, from the coding sequence ATGAATAAAATAATCAAAAATATTATTAAATTTTTCCTGCTTCTTATGGTTGCAGGAATTATTTTTGTTGCCTGGGCAAATTACAGTATCAAAAAAGACAGTGCACCATTTGTTTCCAACAATATTGCTGATGTACCGGAATCAAAAACCGGCTTATTACTGGGAACCGGAAAACTTCTGAACAACGGAACCCCAAATGCTTATTTCTACAACAGAATTAAGGCTGCTGCCGATTTATACAAAAGCGGAAAAATACAATACATCATCGTTAGTGGTGACAATAGCACCAAAGATTATAATGAGCCCGAAGATATGCAGCTGGCATTGATGCAGCAAGGAGTTCATCATGATAAAATTATTTTAGACCATGCCGGATTCAGAACACTGGATTCTGTAATAAGAGCAAAAGACATTTTCGGTCAGACGAAACTGGTCATTATCTCCCAGAAATTCCATAATGAAAGAGCTGTTTTTCTGGCCAGAAAAAATGGAATGGATGCCTTTGGATATAACGCAGAGGATGTGAATAAGTATGCGGGCTTAAAAACCAATTTGAGAGAGTATCTGGCAAAAGCTAAAGCCTATTGGGATCTTCTTTTTGGTGTGGAACCGAAATTTGGAGGAGAGAAGATTGTGATTCCTTAA
- the trpS gene encoding tryptophan--tRNA ligase: MSRILTGIQATGTPHLGNLLGAIIPAIELSKQEGNESFLFIANLHTLTQIKDAQTLRQNTYEIAAAWLACGLDTEKTYFYRQSDIAETCELSWHLSCFFPYQRLTLAHSFKDKADRLQDVNAGLFTYPILMAADILLYDAEIVPVGKDQLQHLEFARDVASRFNNQMGEILVLPQSELQEDTKYVPGTDGQKMSKSRGNIINIFLPEKELKKQVMSIESDSKSLEEPKDPDTDKTFQIYQLIATPEQTEELRAKYLAGNFGYGHAKKELLDLILVRFEKERETFAYYMNNLDELEAKLQQGAEKTRPIALETLKRVRASLGF; the protein is encoded by the coding sequence ATGTCAAGAATTCTTACCGGCATTCAAGCCACCGGAACACCCCATCTTGGAAATTTATTAGGGGCCATTATTCCTGCGATCGAACTATCCAAGCAGGAAGGGAATGAATCATTTTTATTTATTGCGAATCTTCACACACTTACCCAGATAAAAGATGCGCAGACTTTAAGACAAAATACCTACGAGATTGCTGCGGCTTGGCTTGCTTGTGGACTGGATACTGAAAAAACATATTTCTACAGACAAAGTGATATCGCTGAAACCTGTGAACTTTCTTGGCATTTATCATGTTTTTTTCCTTATCAAAGATTAACATTGGCGCATTCATTTAAGGATAAGGCAGACAGGCTTCAGGATGTAAATGCAGGTTTGTTTACTTACCCTATTCTGATGGCTGCAGATATTTTATTGTATGACGCTGAAATTGTACCTGTAGGAAAAGATCAGCTACAGCATCTGGAATTTGCAAGAGATGTCGCTTCAAGATTTAACAACCAGATGGGTGAAATTCTTGTTCTTCCACAATCTGAACTTCAGGAGGACACTAAATATGTTCCCGGGACAGACGGACAGAAAATGTCAAAATCAAGAGGAAATATCATCAATATTTTCTTACCTGAAAAGGAGCTGAAAAAACAGGTGATGAGCATTGAATCAGATTCCAAGTCTTTAGAAGAGCCTAAGGATCCTGATACAGACAAAACATTCCAGATTTATCAGCTGATTGCTACCCCTGAGCAGACTGAAGAATTAAGAGCAAAATATCTTGCCGGAAACTTCGGATACGGACATGCTAAGAAAGAACTTCTGGATCTTATTCTGGTACGTTTTGAGAAGGAAAGAGAAACGTTCGCTTATTATATGAACAATCTCGATGAGCTTGAAGCAAAACTTCAGCAGGGAGCTGAGAAAACCAGACCTATTGCGCTGGAAACACTGAAAAGAGTAAGAGCAAGCTTAGGATTTTAA